From Methanospirillum lacunae, a single genomic window includes:
- a CDS encoding V-type ATP synthase subunit F produces MEIAVIGNSEFILGFRLAGITKTYAAESDEKVVEQVHKVLDDSTVGILVLNSGDMAKIPPRLRTTLENSVHPTVITLGEQEGGLSMRERIKRSVGVDLWK; encoded by the coding sequence ATGGAGATCGCGGTTATCGGTAATAGTGAGTTCATCCTCGGGTTCAGGCTTGCAGGGATCACCAAGACCTATGCTGCCGAGTCTGATGAGAAGGTTGTTGAGCAGGTTCACAAGGTATTAGATGATAGTACCGTGGGAATCCTTGTTCTTAACAGCGGCGATATGGCAAAAATACCACCGAGGCTCCGGACAACCCTGGAAAATTCAGTTCACCCAACGGTTATTACCCTGGGCGAACAGGAAGGGGGGCTGTCAATGCGGGAGAGAATTAAACGATCAGTGGGTGTAGATCTGTGGAAGTAA
- a CDS encoding V-type ATP synthase subunit C — protein sequence MVQNTGGPAPYIYVSTRLRVRKAKLLAPEEYQRMLNMSLPEIIRLIGETEYQKEVDELGTSFEGIDLIEVALSWNLAKEYQRVIDLAPGALKEFTMAYLRRWDIYNVLTILRGKMQGMKEGKIKEVLIPAGSLDKVILDRVLGEESCERVADALKGWKMYPTLAAGIQEGCAAGSFAKLENELYKQLYADLLTIARRGVKGGSQFLKFVQLEIDVKNIKTLFRMRGDGKYEDAREFFISGSTFTPEELQQMNQMGSRNEVIDAIVGRIKSVSVLTALEELRSEKSEQEVDAELTKTQLDHMEQLSKINPFSIHPILVYLEKKKYEVFNLRAIARGKESRLAGDTIAKYLVI from the coding sequence ATGGTTCAGAACACGGGCGGTCCGGCACCATACATCTATGTCAGCACCAGGCTGCGTGTACGGAAAGCCAAACTGCTCGCCCCTGAGGAATACCAGCGTATGCTCAATATGAGCCTTCCTGAGATCATCCGCCTGATCGGGGAGACTGAGTACCAGAAAGAAGTGGACGAACTGGGAACATCCTTCGAAGGAATCGATCTCATTGAGGTCGCTCTCTCATGGAACCTGGCCAAAGAGTACCAGCGGGTCATTGACCTCGCTCCCGGTGCTCTAAAGGAGTTCACCATGGCCTACCTCCGTCGCTGGGACATATACAATGTCCTGACCATCCTCCGTGGCAAGATGCAGGGGATGAAGGAAGGTAAGATCAAAGAGGTGCTCATCCCGGCCGGTAGTCTTGACAAGGTTATTCTTGATCGAGTTCTTGGCGAAGAATCATGCGAACGGGTTGCTGACGCCCTGAAAGGGTGGAAGATGTACCCGACTCTTGCTGCAGGAATCCAGGAAGGATGTGCAGCCGGATCATTTGCCAAGCTCGAGAATGAGCTCTACAAGCAGTTATACGCTGATCTTCTCACCATCGCACGTCGCGGAGTGAAAGGAGGAAGTCAGTTCCTTAAGTTTGTCCAGTTGGAGATTGATGTCAAGAACATCAAGACTCTCTTCAGGATGAGAGGTGACGGAAAATATGAGGATGCACGAGAATTCTTTATTTCCGGGTCTACTTTTACTCCAGAAGAACTTCAGCAGATGAACCAGATGGGCAGCAGAAACGAGGTTATTGATGCCATTGTAGGCAGGATAAAATCAGTTTCTGTACTCACTGCCCTGGAGGAGTTGAGAAGCGAAAAGTCAGAGCAGGAGGTCGACGCAGAACTGACCAAAACCCAGCTCGACCATATGGAGCAGCTCTCCAAGATCAATCCGTTCTCCATTCATCCGATTCTGGTGTACCTTGAGAAGAAGAAGTATGAAGTCTTCAATCTGCGGGCAATAGCCCGTGGTAAGGAGTCCAGACTTGCAGGTGATACAATCGCGAAATACCTGGTGATCTGA
- a CDS encoding V-type ATP synthase subunit E — translation MGLDAVIAEIKEKGRAESEVINREADAKKVELLNVAQQKAETVKAAVREETGKTASQIITQEEAAGHLVVKRQILNAQKELMDEVYKQALDKIEAMPDSFHKGAISSLLRKAMTEIPKGTVSCCARDEKALKDVLKESEFSAFTFGNVVGIDGGVIVESTDGQLQVDFSYHTFMSQVWESGLKDASDILFA, via the coding sequence ATGGGACTGGATGCAGTCATTGCAGAGATCAAAGAGAAAGGACGGGCAGAGTCTGAGGTAATCAACAGGGAAGCTGACGCTAAAAAGGTCGAACTCCTGAATGTTGCCCAGCAGAAGGCAGAGACAGTCAAGGCAGCAGTGCGGGAAGAGACTGGCAAAACAGCCTCTCAAATCATCACCCAGGAAGAAGCTGCAGGCCACCTTGTAGTAAAACGCCAGATCCTCAATGCTCAGAAGGAGTTGATGGACGAGGTATACAAACAGGCACTTGACAAGATAGAAGCCATGCCCGATTCCTTTCACAAAGGTGCAATCTCATCACTTCTGCGTAAAGCTATGACAGAGATTCCAAAAGGAACTGTCAGCTGTTGCGCAAGGGATGAAAAAGCATTGAAAGATGTTCTGAAAGAGTCAGAATTCAGTGCTTTCACCTTTGGAAACGTAGTAGGTATCGATGGTGGTGTCATCGTCGAGAGCACAGACGGTCAACTTCAGGTAGACTTCAGTTACCATACCTTTATGAGCCAGGTATGGGAGTCAGGACTTAAAGACGCGTCAGACATTCTCTTCGCATAA
- a CDS encoding ATPase translates to MAAEAVAVEVAAATASAAGLKAVGAGLAVGLAGVGSGLGEMGIGAAAMGAVAENKDMFGLALLFTVLPETIVIFGLVVALLLMFQ, encoded by the coding sequence ATGGCAGCAGAAGCAGTAGCAGTAGAAGTTGCAGCAGCAACAGCATCGGCAGCAGGACTCAAGGCAGTAGGTGCAGGTCTCGCAGTAGGCCTTGCAGGTGTAGGTTCAGGTCTTGGTGAGATGGGAATCGGAGCAGCAGCAATGGGAGCAGTCGCAGAGAACAAGGATATGTTCGGTCTGGCCCTCCTCTTTACCGTGCTTCCAGAAACCATCGTCATCTTCGGTCTTGTCGTGGCACTCCTGCTCATGTTCCAGTGA